The sequence below is a genomic window from Peromyscus maniculatus bairdii isolate BWxNUB_F1_BW_parent chromosome 17, HU_Pman_BW_mat_3.1, whole genome shotgun sequence.
TTTCTTGGGGAAGGGTCTCTTAGTCAGtattctatcgctgtgaagagacgccatgaccacggcaactcataaaagaaagcatgtaatcgaagcttgctcacagtttcagaggcttattccattatcatcatggtggggagcaaggcagccacacaggcagacatggtgctggaggagaagctgagagttctgcatcctgatccacaggcagcatgaagagagagctattgggcctggcttgggcttttgaaaatctcaaagcccaccccccaagtgacacacttcctccaaggccacgccCCCTAGTCCCTTccaatggtgccactccctagggaccaagcattcaactccataggcctttgggggccattctcattcaaacatgGGATAGCAGGTCTTGGGAAGCTGAGTGTGTAGTCAGGATATCTGGGAAGTATGTAGCTCCACACTGTCCTCAGGCAGTCTTGCTGTGGTCTGTGGGGGTGGGCACATAAAAATATTCAATCTAAATAATGATTAAGGTACGTGTGGGAGCCATGTGTTTACTATGAGATTACGGCAgttgagtatggtggcacatgccgttaattccagcactcagaaggcagaggcaggtggagctctgcgatttttaggccagcctggcctatataatGAGCTCCAGAAAattcagggctacataaagaaacgctgtctcaaaacaaacaagaaaaaataaattacaacatCAGTAGCAATAGGAATTTTCACTTCCATTCTAATCTGGTAGGACAcattgcttattatttttttgagattagaatataatcacttttctccctttcctttccccctccctccaaaccctctcatacacccctccccactctccttcaaattctcggtctcttttttcactaattgctattgcacacatatatgtatatacattatatattcctaaataaaacctGTGTTTACTATCTTACACATGACTACTCACTGGTGATATTCTTCTTAGTCACCTAACTTTTGGAAATGGTTGTTGATTAGTATCTTCAGAATCCATTGGCTCTTAAAATGTCCTGTCAAAAAATTCTTGTTATAATGTTAGTTTAGTTttcagtttttgcttttgtttttggcttGAGACAGTCTCCTGTATCTTAGGCTAGCCTTGCACTGACTGTgtaaccaaagatgaccttgaattcacgattcccttgcctccatctcccaagtgctggaatgtgtcaccatgtccTGTTTCAGGATATTATTTGCACAACTGtgaacaaggaaatgaaaattcttGCTTCTTCtaatattttacaattatttCTTTCCTATAGTACATCAAATTTGATTAGACTTTTTTTCCTGAGATACATAAGTCAAAGTTTAACTTCGTGAAAGAGGTACTCAATTGTTATgttataaaacataacaaaaagggGCTGCTGAGGAGACACTCACTTGGTAAAGCGTttgctgcccaagcatgaggacctgagctcagtcctcacACTCGGTAAAGTCCATGCACCttagcacacgcctgtaatcccagcattgagatcCCCGCAGCTGGCTAGTCAGCAGTTTAGCCTATCattaagttccaggttcagtgagagactctctcaaaaaataaaggatctggagacatggctcagcagttaagagcacatactgctctttcacAGAACCCAGGTTTTGCTTCCAGCACTCATGTTAGGCAGCGCAGTCCAGCTGCAATCCAGTCCCACCCTCTTCATCATCTGTGGACCGCTGCACTCGctttcacacacccacacacagacacacatatttaaacacaattaaaaataagaaatcttaaaaatacagagttgtggagcccaaaACATCTacatacatctacaaaacactcccataaCTAAGACTCGGAGAATATTGGGgcagaaaaactgtaagagccagaactaCAGGGAGTtagctgtgagattgtgtctccggGTAAAATTAGAAGTTACACTCGTAACGTTGTACCAGTATGATAGCCCAATCAGGAGTCGGTGACGCCAATGGGTGTGACAGAGTGGACAGGGAGGCCTCAAGcctgcacaaagaactataggcaactttaaaaagctgggaggaggagagatggtcttcccagggaagagtgcaccaactggttgtccagtgccaaatggtcagccccgaAAACATGCATCCAAGTAACATTGTATGGACTACACAGGCTTTATTTAGGAACatagatgtatatacatatgtgtgtgcaataacaattagtgaaaagagaggccatgaatttgaaggacagTGGGGAGGGGTGTATGAGAGGAtctgaagggaggaggaaaggaaagggagaaatgtgacTATAGtctaatctcaaaaaacaacaagcaaaaacaattccaaaataaataaataaatctttaaaaaatataatggagagcaattgatgaagacatcccatatCAACCTCTAGTttctatatgcatacacaaaaatacCAGTAAATATGAAATcactgacttttttaaaaaaaaaaaaaaaaccaaattgatttatttaaacatcctggccacagtttcctccctctcctcccagttcctccctccccccacctcccctctgctgcccccacccactcctcctccatttctatccAGAAAAAgggaggcctcccatgggtatcaacaaaacatagcatatcaacttgcagtaagattaagcacctccccttgtattaaggctgggcaaggctgaggaatagggtcccaagagCTAGCAAAAGAATCAGAGGCAGCCCCTGATGCCACTGTTAGGTGTCCCCCAAGACCAAGCTACACCACTGTCCCATGTAtgcaggtcagtcccatgcaggttccctagtAATCATTGACTTTTTTAACCAGGaatatttcattacattttagaTGCATGTTGGTGGTTAATTTACTGTTTCCTTgatgaactaaatgaaaataactaCAAGATGTTTTATGTATAATATGTGACCTTTGGAGCTGGGCTCAGGTCCTGACTTTCCCTGACTAGCTGTGGCATTAGATAAACAAGTAATTTAACTTTACTTTCTTTATCTACAAAATGAGCACTCTATCTCAGATTTGATATGAGGATGAAATTAATTGGATACATATTAAGAACTTGAGATAATGTCAACACATGGTAGCCAGTCAGTGAAGGCTAATTATTTTAACTTAGTACAATCTTCCAGCAGATCAGGATTGTGTAAGATTATGAAATTATTACCCTCTTTTCAGAGCCAAATACACTGGGAAGTCATGTGTTGCATCATGAACCAATGTCAGAGAGACGGGGAAGCATGAGCTCAGTCTTGCATAGTGATTTCTGGGTACTCTTGAGAATTCCTTACTCTGCATTTCCCACAGTTGTGCAAATTCCAtgaggtgacacacacctatgCCCTGAGATAAGTCCACAAAGTCCACACTACAAATGCTTCCTAGTTGTTGAGAGAAATGTCTAGTTATATTTCTGGAAAACACTTCATAATGAGCTCCTTTTTCATCTTTTACAGACTGTAGCATATACAAAACCATTATGATGCGGGCTAGTGATGTAgatcagctggcagagtgcttgactaggatgcctgaagccctgggttcaatgcctaacacacacacacacacacacacacacacacacacacacacacacacagagagagagagagagagagagagacagacagacagacagacagacagacagacagacagacagacagacagacagagaatccTTAAGATAAGTTAGCAAAGAAACATCCTGGGCAggggaaatagctcagtcagtaacgTACTTGCTgaacaatcatgaggacctgagttaattcccaagaacccacatgatAACCAGGAACAGATGTATGaatttataatcccagtgctaaagtgacagagacagggggattcctaggacttgctggccagccaatctagcctaCTGAGCAATCCCAGAcaaatgagaaaccctgtctcaaaaataaggtagagagtattgaggaaatacacacacacacacacacacacacacacacacacacacacacacacacacacacacactatacccaTCATTTCAGTAATCTCAACGAAGCCAGTTTTCAAGACTAAATCCTACCTCTAGGGCCCCTGTGGCATCCAAGAATCTGTCCTTCCAGTTTTTGCTTCTTCTAAGCTTCAGGAGGATGGAAAGTTGTGTTAATGAGAGAAGTGAGATAATGGAGTCTTACATGAACTTTGGAAAGTTGGCTTGCACAGCCTCATCATAAAGAGGATTCCAATcaacaattttgttgttgttgttcagaatGAATGTGTAGGCTGGAGTCTGTTCCCAGGCCATAAGTcagcttttgttttttcctaactGGGTGTGCTAAGTGAAGTTAACCTTAAATGGTAGTCACTctttttttatttgctgttttaTGCAAGTCTTCGCTAAGCCTTTCTTACTGAATTCTTAGATGTTTATTCAAGATTGACGTTTCCACCACTCTACCGTCCAGCAACTGTGCTGGCACCGCACGGACCTGGCAGCTGGCCATGGTAGCAACATTAAGATTACCTCCTCCCAGGAACTCATTAAAGCTGTATTTGATGGCGTCAATTGGAGTCATTCCACATTCATCCAACAGGTATTTATAGAGCTCCTACTCGGAGCATAATGAAGAATCTCGATGGCAGCGAAGACATGATTTCCCATTTTCCatctatttaaaaatctttttggttatttatttcatatgaatgagtgtttgcctgcatgtatgtttgtgcactgcCTGCATGTCTGGCACTTCAAGGGAGTAacggatggctgtgagctggccgcgtgggtgctgggaattggagtCCGGTGTTAACAAAAGAGCAGCAGGCACActcacctgctcagccatctctccggtcCTTCATCTCCTAGTCTACCAGCTGAGCATGAAATTCCACCCCTGGCTGAGGAGCAATGCTCAGCCATCGCTAGCTTCCCAGAAAGGAATGGTCAGTTTTCTCTAAATGTGTAGCCCATGATGAGTTCCTCATACTCCAGTGGAAGTCCACACATTAAAGAATATTTGGGCAATTGGCCGTGATGGGGAAGAATACACAAAattgggtgggaagggaaggggaatggatctgggaagagttggagtaGGGAGGATGAATAGGATTAAAATCCgttatacaaaattctcaaacaacaattaataaagaaaaaaggaaatgatacAGTGTGCAACGGGAACAGAGAGCACAGAGATGACGTCAGAGAACACAGAGATGCCGTCAGCACGGTCTGGGATTACGAGCTGCAGAGACATGGTGAAACCAAGTTCCAAGTGACTCTTAAGTCTCTAGCTTTGGTGGCCAGCTGTGGGTTGGTGTTGTACCCGAATATTGAACAGTGAGGGAGGACAAAAAGACGGTTGGGAATCTACAACTGGATAACCAGTTCAAAGATTTCCAGAGGGATCACAGTCCAAGAGCTGGAAGTCATGGGCTGGAGAATTTTATCTTGTGGATGACAGTTGAAGTCCTGAGTGGACAGGCTTGCCTGGAAGTGTCCTGAGATAAGCGACAAAAAACGGGGACAACAATATGGGTGGCCAATAAGACCTGCACAATGGCGATACTAGTTAACATGCCAACAGGATGGGCAACACTAGTTAACGTGCCAACAGGATTGGGGACACTAGTTAACATGCCAACAGGATTGGGGACTCTAGTTAACATGCCAACAGGATTGGGGACACTAGTTAACATGCCAACAGGATTGGGGACTCTAGTTAACATGCCAACAGGATTGGGGACACTAGTTAACATGCCAACAGGATTGGGGACACTAGTTAACATGCCAACAGGATCGGGGACATTTCTCAAGGCCCCAATCCTAGATGAAGAGCCCTGGGCAaacaatggctgctgagagacagGGAAtctttctccagggacaagccctAACAGGGCTCAatccaatcccaagttgccagtcacacacacacacacacacacacacacacacacacacacacacacacagaattatgaatttgagagggggtagttagaaagggaagaggaaggggtgaaagtgatgtaaatataatatttgtataaatttctagaataaattttaatttttaaattttagaataaaaactatatttaaaaagaacCTTTCTTCTCAGGTAACTGAGCACAGACACATCACGGAGAGTTATGACTGGTTGggacacaggcaataaatatataaatgtgctTATCCAGATTGCCGAGGTCACATATAGTAAAAGAATCTGAAACACAGAACTAGCAAAAATGTTGGCAAGGCATCACTAAGAGTTCAGAGGATGTTTGGAAACACACAAGTCAGTAACACCAAAAagtaaagattaaaaagaaaacaacaaaacttccATTTGTGGAGACGTCTATAAACTAAAATCTCATCCTCTCTcatgaacatattttctttataatgatTTATGGTGTGAAGTGTTATAAGGAATCATTCTAATTCAACCACACATGGTTTTGAAGGCACTTCACCAACTGGCCATTTACTCTATCTTTACTCAGTCCCTATTCTAGTACTGAGTACTAATACATGGAGACAcattgaagaaacagaaaatctgCCTACTGAAATGTACAACTTACATGTTAAAGACGGCTGAAACACCTCTTCTCTCAGAGGCAGGGGTTCACTATTAGTGAGAGCCCCAGAAAACTGGGCTGCGTAGATGGTGAACACCACTTAACAGAAAAACCTCTCAGCCTACAGTGTTCTTCTTGCATTTCCATTTCTCCAAAGCCAATATGGTCTCAGTCTGACACTGCTGGCGAATTCACTAGGAAATCTGGAACAAGTGAGCACGTGCCCCGTGTGTCAAAGGTTGGCACACAGGCCTGCGAGCTTGGATCAAGAACAAAGCTCTCTGGTACGATAAATAAAGAAACGGGAGAGTATTGAGCCTGGCTCTTCTTTCATCCATGCATAGCGGTTGTCAGACGGCTCTGGACAGTCTACCCCTCCTGTTCCTGCAGAGCAGATAGTCATCGTTACAGCTGTTCCAAAGGAAGCAGGCTTTCATGTTCCGTAAAAATGGCCCAAGTAGCAGTTCAACAAATATTAACGTTTGAAACCACTGTGTTTACAGCTGTGATTTCCCCCTATCTGAAACCTCACCAGCGGGCAGACATCCTGATCCACTCTACAAGAGGGAAAACAATCGAAAGGCAGGATGGGTGTGGCAGGAGGGAGgtcactaaataagaaaaggcagCTCTTTAAGTGGAGGCTGGCTAGTCGTTAGGCCACTGGGCTGAAAGGATTTATGCCACTTGTAACAAACTTCAAAAGAAGTTGCCCATTTTTTTAGGCCCTTTGTTTAGTTCTTACTGCACAACAAAGCAAGTTACAAGATCGCTCCTATAATAGTTTTGcacacagcagccagcagcagaAGGCTCCTCCCCTTTGGGAAAAGCTTCCAGATTCCAAAGTTGGAAACATCCAGTGCAGGGTTCAAAATGCATCATACATTTGCCTTATTTAAATTGTATTAGTGGTAATAAGCCAATAGAAAAGGGATAACAACAAGAACGTTCAGGATAAATAGCTTCTTCCTaatgagttacacacacacacacacacacacacacacacacacacacacacacacccctctgagTGAACTAATTCCCACAAAGTTACACAATACAGTTAACAGAAAGTATGTGAGCAGTGGATACTGCCAGTTGGGTAAAAGGGTCCTGCAGCTTCTTCGCCTTAGATGACCAGCTTCTCCACACTAAGTGTACTTGTGGTTTCATCCTCTTCGTTGGAGCCGAAGTATCCCGGGAGGTCCAGCATTCTCTGCTCAGCCTCAGTGAGGCGGAAAGAGGTATTGTCATAGAAGGCGAACTCTGGGTGGATGGGGAAGCTCTGGCATTTGTCTTTTCTGAAGTGAGAAGGGCTAAGCTGACTGACTTTCTGGTAGCTGTCTTTGGGGAAAAGGGGCGAAGACTGCTTCCTTGAAACACTCCTGTGACTGGGGGACGGTCCCCTGTGAGCTCGGGGAGGCTCCTTTTTCTCAGCTCCTGCCACCGACCCTGCCTGGCGATCCCCCGAGTCCGGTTTCCTCCGGGGATGCCCCACGGTGTAGGATTTAGAGAGGGGGCCCAAGGGACTGCTGGTCCGGCCTGCCCCTTGGAAGTGTTCTGATCTCTCCGGAAGCAGGTGAGCACTTCGGCTGGGTGGTCTCCACCTATCCTCGATCTGGTCCCAGGTCCGCATCCGGGAACTGTAGGCGGGGACCTGGCGGGGAGTCAGCGCCGACAAGCTCCTCTCCCGGAAAGGACGGGACTGCTTGGTTTCGTGAAAACTAGCCGTCCTCCTGAAGAGGGAACTTCTGGAGTGGCACCTCTCCGATGAGCCCTCTCTCCCGACAGTCGACCTCATCTGCGACTTGCGGATCAGGGTCTGGCTGGGACTGACCGCGCAGCTGGGCAGAGGCACGATGCAATCCATCCTAGAAGGGGGCCTTTCCCCGGGGCCTGCCACAGGCTGGTCCACAAATGGAGACTTGATTCGGAACTTGCTTGCTGCGGCGGctgctgcggctgcggctgctgctgctgctgctgcttcttcggGGCACTCCAGGTCTAAGGGAGGGCTGGCAGTGGCATCCACGACAGTGTCCGTCAGGGGACTCTGAGACACGTGGTACACTTTGGTGGTCTCTGTCAgccctttcttcttcatctccttcaACTGCTGCTGGGCCAGGCGGTAGCTGAACAGGGGTGGGATGATCTTCTGAGCGTTGGACTGGAAGCTCTCACTGCCGGAGGCCTCGTCCTCAGGAGCCGCCGGCGGCGGCGCACTGCACCTGTATGTCAAAGGGATGCCCGTGTCGCCTGGGCTTCCCCTGGGTCCGTCACCCGCATCCGAGAAGCTCCCACGAGCCTCGCTGAGCTCGCAGATGTTCTCCTCATCCGAGTTCTTCCGGAAGCCTGGGGAATGGATGGAGTTGTGTCGGGCTGGGGTGCTGCATTTGGGGGCTCTGCCGAACCTCCTCCAGAGTGTGATGAGCACGGTGGCAATGATGATGAACAGGCACAAGGATATCCCTGTGACGGTCACGACGTTGTTGGACTTCACGGGACCCTGGGGTGGAAGAGGTGATGGGCCTGGTGACCGgaaaacttgaaaaagaaaacaaaggaaaaaaaagttacaaCACACGTCTTCTCTTATGTTGATTTCTCTGCATTTTGGGGCCAACGTGGTTGCCTCAGTTATCAGAGCAattagaagaaaggaaagaaccaaaGACTTGGATTCCTGATGAGAGCTGAAGGCACACAAGGTGACCGGTAAAGAGAAAACCCGGGAAAAACAGGGACCACAGAAGGCAGGTGGCCGGGGAAGCCACAACCAGGAGACTTCTGTGCTCAGCAGTTCCTGCCGagaccctcccacacacacttaTGAAGATGGGAACATGGGCTACCTGTAGTTTAATGTACCCGTGAGAGGCATGTGGGCAAAGTCCATGAGTAAAACTCGAAACCAAACATACATGCTGTAGGTAACTGTACCTAAACTTTCACAATTAGCAAAACTCGCGGAGGCAAATCCGACTAGTAGCCATGAAGTCCATCATGTGTCCCATTCTAATATCTAGACCCCATCCTCCTGAGCGGGAAGAAGCTGCCCACATTTCTGTTCTCAGTCGTcactgcccctccagcctccgcATGGGATGACTTGTCTTCATATCTGAAGTCTCGACCATGTGTGTCCCACAGTCGAGATGTTTTACGAAGATGCAGAATCCCATGGAGTCTCCGCCTGTACTGCCGCCAGACACCTGGAACCCGGATGCTGACTGTTACCACCTAACCTCACcgtgcccccgcccccacccccacccccgctgcctTAGTCACTACCCACTATCTAGGGCCTTCCGGGCACCCGTCCCCTTTTCTCTATGGTATTACTCGGTCTCGCCACCTCCACCTGCTCCCAGGGTTTCCCTCGGTTTCTACTGTTCTCTAGAGCACACCTGATTACAAACTCCTCATactcctccatctcccttcagAGGGAGGCCCACTTGGCCTCCTCATCTCACTTGAAGCCTGTCCATCCCACAGAGCAACTTTCCCCAACCCTCTCAGCTGGGATCTGTTACATACATGTCTTggttttaatatttgtatatgtgtgtgtgcatgtacaggcGCACACATGCACGTATACAAGcatgtgcatgagagagagagagagagagagagagagagagagagagagagagagaggaagctctcataggccagaagaaggttcagatgccctggagctggagttagaggaaaAAACTTCAGACCTCTGCAAGATCTGATTGTCGACTTGACATGCTCAGggagaggaaacctcaactgaggaattgcctccatcgaATTATCCTGTGGGCATGtcagtgggggcattttcttggttactaatccatataggagggcccagggcactgtgggcaacaccatccttgggcaggtctgtataagaaaggtagccaaacatgagcctgggagcaagccagtaaacaacatTCTTCCCCGTTCTCTGCTTCGGTTCTTGCCTTCAGATTTCTGCCCTGGCTTTCCTCAATGGTAGACTGTACTGTGTGAATGCACCCTTCCCCACCCTAGTCTGAGGCAGGAGTCCATCCTAAGCGAACCTACTAGGCCTGGGAATTCTCAGCTGCTGCACCCAGGGTCTGAGTTAAGGCGGAAGAGAACCCGTGGCTGGGCAGGCCCCTGCCTCTGCATTCTGCCCTGTCCAACCGAGGCTCCCCACAACCTTTGTCCACCGCTACCCATAAACATGGCGGCAGCTGCGCCTCTCCTGGCGTCTTTCTCACACCCACAGGGGACAAGTGTGCTCCTGGAAA
It includes:
- the Thsd1 gene encoding thrombospondin type-1 domain-containing protein 1 isoform X1, with the protein product MKPMLKDFSNLLLVVLCDYVLGETEYLLLREPVHVALSNRTVSVGFRYLGDVNGTLRNVSVMLWAANTNQTLTTKHLLTDQSQGTLQFECFYFKEAGDYWFVMIPEVTDNSTQVPCWEKSAFLKVEWPVFHIDLNRTAKAAEGTFQVGLFTTQPLCLFPADKPDMLVDVVFTDSLPEAGTRGQPLEIRASKRTELAQGQWVEFGCAPIGVKAYATVSLKLWGQDSVITSTGPIDLAQKFGYTLTMAPEVTCESVVEVMVLPPPCVFVQGVLTVYKEAPRHPEERTFQLAENSLSLGERRTVFNCTLFDVGKNKYCFNFGISRKSHFSAKECMLIQRNIETWGPWQPWSQCSTTCGDAVRERRRVCLTSFPSRPSCSGMSSETSSCSLEECAVFRSPGPSPLPPQGPVKSNNVVTVTGISLCLFIIIATVLITLWRRFGRAPKCSTPARHNSIHSPGFRKNSDEENICELSEARGSFSDAGDGPRGSPGDTGIPLTYRCSAPPPAAPEDEASGSESFQSNAQKIIPPLFSYRLAQQQLKEMKKKGLTETTKVYHVSQSPLTDTVVDATASPPLDLECPEEAAAAAAAAAAAAAAASKFRIKSPFVDQPVAGPGERPPSRMDCIVPLPSCAVSPSQTLIRKSQMRSTVGREGSSERCHSRSSLFRRTASFHETKQSRPFRERSLSALTPRQVPAYSSRMRTWDQIEDRWRPPSRSAHLLPERSEHFQGAGRTSSPLGPLSKSYTVGHPRRKPDSGDRQAGSVAGAEKKEPPRAHRGPSPSHRSVSRKQSSPLFPKDSYQKVSQLSPSHFRKDKCQSFPIHPEFAFYDNTSFRLTEAEQRMLDLPGYFGSNEEDETTSTLSVEKLVI
- the Thsd1 gene encoding thrombospondin type-1 domain-containing protein 1 isoform X2, yielding MKPMLKDFSNLLLVVLCDYVLGETEYLLLREPVHVALSNRTVSVGFRYLGDVNGTLRNVSVMLWAANTNQTLTTKHLLTDQSQGTLQFECFYFKEAGDYWFVMIPEVTDNSTQVPCWEKSAFLKVEWPVFHIDLNRTAKAAEGTFQVGLFTTQPLCLFPADKPDMLVDVVFTDSLPEAGTRGQPLEIRASKRTELAQGQWVEFGCAPIGVKAYATVSLKLWGQDSVITSTGPIDLAQKFGYTLTMAPEVTCESVVEVMVLPPPCVFVQGVLTVYKEAPRHPEERTFQLAENSLSLGERRTVFNCTLFDVGKNKYCFNFGISRKSHFSAKECMLIQRNIVFRSPGPSPLPPQGPVKSNNVVTVTGISLCLFIIIATVLITLWRRFGRAPKCSTPARHNSIHSPGFRKNSDEENICELSEARGSFSDAGDGPRGSPGDTGIPLTYRCSAPPPAAPEDEASGSESFQSNAQKIIPPLFSYRLAQQQLKEMKKKGLTETTKVYHVSQSPLTDTVVDATASPPLDLECPEEAAAAAAAAAAAAAAASKFRIKSPFVDQPVAGPGERPPSRMDCIVPLPSCAVSPSQTLIRKSQMRSTVGREGSSERCHSRSSLFRRTASFHETKQSRPFRERSLSALTPRQVPAYSSRMRTWDQIEDRWRPPSRSAHLLPERSEHFQGAGRTSSPLGPLSKSYTVGHPRRKPDSGDRQAGSVAGAEKKEPPRAHRGPSPSHRSVSRKQSSPLFPKDSYQKVSQLSPSHFRKDKCQSFPIHPEFAFYDNTSFRLTEAEQRMLDLPGYFGSNEEDETTSTLSVEKLVI